Part of the Quercus lobata isolate SW786 chromosome 6, ValleyOak3.0 Primary Assembly, whole genome shotgun sequence genome, TAGACACTGTGATGGCCCAAAATGGTTGATTTCAAAGTGTATAAGCTGAATGAAGAATGTAGACAACAGTATTtgctttattaaaataaatagattttcCCCTATTGTTCTGTTATTGTAAAGTAAAAAGTTATGTATGTCAATATAGTGTATATAATTATACTATGGCTGTTTGGATCAGTTATATATCTGCTTGaatacatcaaaattttccttataatGTCAATTGTGCTATTTTTCCTTCTCAATTGCTTAATGGAACACTATGGAGTTTTACCTaagaaatataataagttaaataatttctctttccatatcttttcctctctttctttttattttaaaagaaatttaaagatATCTACTTCTTACAACTTTATTACCTCTAATGAAACCATTTTTATAGCTATACACAGTAGAGTTGTAATGACTAAGAGTCTTAAcaatgtataatatatatttaaagcaaTTACCTGTATTTTCTTCTACTTATAAGATTTTAAATGATCCTGCGCATCGCGCGGGTTAAACACTAGTTCGAAATGAGAATGAggagaaagagaatgagaacCTCTTAATCTCATTCTTTGAATAAATATGCGAAGGTACCACAATGAAAAAGATAgtaaacatttttcttttgtgttgtcCCTGTTTTGTTACAACTGCATTGTTTAATGTCAAGATGGgtctcctctttttttatttttttggatagtaTAGATATGTCTCCTTTAGTTGCATTGTTTCATTCTTGTAGGTGTCTTTGTCACTTCTCTACCTCTCTCTCTAAATGAACAAGCTTATTCTTGTGGGGGTATAAACTCAATTCTAAAGTacattgattgaaaaaaaaagcaGAATTAATGAAAGTAGTCATTTTATTTGGTACataattcaatttcttttaattgtaaaagtttacaaaattattccaacttcaaaaaattcattatgTTTTTTTCTAACTTACCAATTCTAATTTCTTTGATTGCGTAAACATCATCGATTTGCATGTTTTTTGGTATGATTGCGAACTTAtcttttttgaagaaaattctattttacagTAGCACTCCTTTGCCCCTACACTATTAATGATCTCACAGTTGCACTGTTTGCAGTATGGAGCCTCAGATTGATGAGGAGTTAGAGGTCTTGGACCCCGGTCCGCGTCAGAGGTCATTGTTGACATGACAGCCATATCATCGATCAGAGGACATTTGGAATGGCGAGGTGAAATTTCTAGTTCTAACAACTACTTTAATATTTACGTTGTCTTTGACTGTTAGTTAGCAAGTTCTTTCAATGTTGTATTTCTAGTTCTAACAACCGCTATTATTTTGATCGATTTTGTAGGACTCGGGCCCACTTACGTGCCGTGGTCGCACTAAGGAGATGGCAAACGTTCAGATGGAAGATAATCGAGTCATTGATATTATCAAATTGCTAAGGCTAGAAGGATTATTTAGAGCCCCTTCAAGAGAGATAGATAATTGCCTAATATCGGCCCTAGTTGAGCGATGGCGGCCGGAGACTCATACTTTCCATCTTCCACATGGTGAGATGACAATCACCCTACGAGATGTGGAGGTAATTTTCGGACTTCCTATAGACGGTGACGTCTTGGTTGGGCCGACTGCTGTGGTGGATGATGGGGGTTGGAGGCAATTGTGTACGGAGTTGCTGGGTTTTAGTCCGCCGAATGACAATAAAACATTGGTGGGGCAAAAAATTCTCATCAGCCGACTTGTTGAGGCCGTTGCAGCGCCATTGCCTCATGATGCAACGGAGATGCAGATACACCGGTATGCCCGGTGTTATATTTTAGCGCTAATAGGAGACAAACTTTTCATGGACAAGTCAGGAGATAGGGTGCATTTGATGTTCCTAGACTTCATGCGTAACCTTCGTGATCCGCCACAGTATAGTTGGGGTAGTGGTTGCCTGGCCTGGTTATATAGGGAGTTGTGTCGGGCAAGCGAGAAAGGGGCATCGCAGATTGGTGGGGCGTGCACGTTGGTCCAGTATTGGGCATGGGCAAGGTTGCCATTCTTGTGCCCGAGGATAGAGCCCCCACCTGGATGTGATTATGGCCCATGGCCATATGCTCCACTTGCATCTAAGTAAGTCTTTTCCTGATACCAAGTGTGTTCTGCAATGTACTCTTATTAGTAACTAAATTGTATTATTGTTCTTATGTTATTTGCTTGCTTGTAATTGTAGATGGGTGTGGGTGCCAAGCCCGAAGAGTAGGCCATTCGGCATGGCCTTGGTCCATTATCGCGAGCTATTAGTTACAATGCAGCCAGAGCAggtaataatattaaaaaaatttgtttggttatGATCATCTTCGTTAATAATATGATTGCTTCATCCTTTAACATatcttttgttataattttagttttaccCTTTATCTATGTATTTTCCCTTGTTTCACATTTGAAGATgctatgataattgtttttttttttttttctatcgtAGATTGTGTGGCAGCCATATGAGGCACACTTCGGCCACCTTCCTGAGTTCTGCGTTGCAGCCAGGGATACGTGGACAGCAAGGGTGCcgcttgtgtgtttttgtatagTAGAGAGACACCACCCAGACCGTGTCCTTCGACAGTTTGGCTTGGCACAGGAGCGGCCTGACCATGTTGTCTACGATGATAGGCTGCATAAAATCGACTTACGTGGGAAGGTGGAAAAGAATTGGAGGGAGGAGCATCGACCATATATCATTTCCTGGGAAATGAGACGACAACAACTTTGTCATGCACCTCCTCAGATTGGTGAGATGCCCCGCAATCATGTCTATTACGTCTGGTACCGTCCGGTCACTCGAAAGTATGTCGACTGCAACAGCGCTAAATTAGATATTATGGTAATGTGTTCTACTTACATTTGATTGCCTACTTCGTTTTACTTGAGTACATGTATGAACATAGAATCaatttctataaatttcttaGCAAATCTGGTTTGATTTGACTGACATGTAATGAAATAGTTTTTGATACATATAGTATTCTAATAGAACTGTTAGTTTTGAGTAGATTCATAAGTATTATattattcattcattaattGATACATAAATGTCTCAAGTCTAATTGTACTGGTTCTTTCTTCGTTTCAGATTCAAAGCCATTTAGCGCTGTTGGCTATGCTTCCTGAAGGCAGCCAAGCTCACAACCATGTCCGGCGTGTCCTAAATAATGTGGCTGGCCTTGGTGGTGGTCCTGCAGTAAATGAGCATGCAAACAATGGGGATGAGACTGAACTAGCAGCTGCTGCAACCCCAAGCACAAGTGCAGCACCCGTAAGTACACCGACCCGTGGTCATCGTGCTACTACAAGCCCAAGCACAAGCGCAGCTAGGGGTCGTCTTCGGCCTGCTACAGCAACCCCAAGCACAAGTGCAGTCAGGGGCCGTGGTCGGCGTGCAACAACCCCTCGGGTTGTAACTACTCTTAAGATGCCTCCACCCATCCCGCAGGCATCTCCTCAGCCTGAGGTCCCTTCACCCATCCCATATGCATCTCCTCAGCTCGAGGTCCCTTTACCCAGCCCACCTTCGCAGCCCAATTTTGATGTCAGTATTGACCAAAATGTCACCCCTCCTATACTCCCCGAGACACCCTCATACCCACACACCGGCTCTAGTGCACCCACTCCTGGCCTCTACATAGAGCAGGATTATCCACCTACCGCATCCTCATCTGACCCTCTAGGACCTCCGGTTGGGATTGACACTGTAGAGCCACATACTAATGCATCGGACGAGCATCCCCCTCATGAGCCCTCACCCCCACGAGGTAGACCGCAACGCAGTAGAAGAGCACCGACTTGTGGGACAGGTGGACACAAAATAGGACACCGAGGCCCTGCTATGGTATGATAACTTTAATTTgaatgtaataatatattttctactTCACTTTATTCTTACCATTATATCGAATATTGATTGCATGCATCTAATGGAATTTGCAGCACGATGATGACCCTAAGGTTGATGCCCCGCAACCTCCTCCCCCATCGAAACATTACACGAGggctaaaaaacacaaaattggtGAACCTTGAGTAAGTGCTAAAGTCATGGAATTGGACCATAATATTGACTTCTCAATATGCATTACTGCGTTCTGAAACCTTAGCTCACATCTAGtgactctcttcctcttttccttagctctctttccttgtaattaatgttttttgtttttgttctctgcttctcttttttgtacttgtgtTATGCTGGTGCTATTTGGCATCTAGTAGGTTTTTGAATATGTTTTttcttacctataaaaaaaaaataatgttgacTTATAGAGGTTTGAAAATGATATGAAATCGAATGTTGCTGGATGCATGTAACATTAGGTGTTGTACTTGTTGGAAGGGATCCAACTTAGCTTTCTTGGAAAATACTGGAAAGGTAGAAAGAAACTAGCTGCTTCCCACAGTTGGGTGGCTGACTCCAAGATGTGGTATTATGTTATTAGGGAAGCTTTACTTTTGGTTTTGAGGGAAAGCTTTTACTGTGTGTCTCCGCGTTTAACTAATTGTTCTGAAGGGGTGAAATTGCTATTTGGGGTTTGAGCGAACTGCTGGACATTAGAACTTGTGATAGTTGATATTGGGATCCTGCAAACATGGTTACCACTGTGCTAGTTGAGACCCATTAGTAAATTGGGTTTGGTAAGGTCAGGCGGTTAGCATTAAAGGCTTCTAGTTGTACTTCATATCTTTTGATTTCTgtacccaaaaaacaaaaaaaaacaaaaaatccataCATATTCATGTAATTAGTTTGGTAAGGTCAGGCGGTTAGCATCAAATCTaattgtttttcattcttttttgctTCTAATCAATCTGATTGGTTTAGTTTAGTCGCATTGTGCTGCACtagtttggatttttatttgaatGCTTGGACAATGTAATTAGTTTTtggaaattagggtttttaggtgaACTGGTTGAGTTATCAGATCCATTTTTTGGGGGGTTGGAGGttgattatatttttcttcaaccAATTTGATTAGTTTAATGGCATTGTGCTgcaaaagtttatttttaatatataataaatttaagtggTTTCTAATTTTGGAAATTAGGGTTGGTTTATAGGGGAATTGGTTGAATTTATAAGTTCcaatttttggtgtttggattGTGCTGTTTTTGAATGCGTGGCAGTTTTGTTAGTAAAGAATAATTTCATTGtagatggtggtggtggttgttcaTGACGATTTCATGAGGAATGAGGGTTGTGGTTTTGTAGTTTCGGATGTTGAATTGGCTGTAGTGGATTTTTCCCAAGGGGTTTTGGTTCTAGTTTCGCTTATCAAGGAAGaaattgagattgagatttCCTCAAGACCAAAACATGAAATTATTTCTTGAAAATCTCATATTATGTCTGAATGTTTCAACTTTTGAGAGCAATGTAGCCATTGTGAATTTTAAGCAAAATTATTTCAGAACATTAACTATAGTTTACATTGATGTCAAGTCCAAAGCTGGGTTGGGCCAATGAGCTATAGCTTAATTGGCACTTCCTTCTCCCATACTAATTGGTTGGAGGGTGAGATCATGAGTTTAAGACCCACCAggtgtgtgtgtaacttacgaattgaaaagaaaaaaaaaagtccatatCTCAATTTTTTCCTATGATCATAACTGATATATATTTGGTATTTTCTCAACTAAAGTCCGGATGCTGAAGTTTTGTACAGCGAATGGTTTTGGAATCTTACATATGTTGCTATCTATGCAACATGAAAGCATTGAATAATGGAATTTTTATGAATTGAGTATCTTAAAATTGATAAGAATTCTCTTCCTTAAAGTTAGACTCCCTCGGAATTGAGAGGGAATTACGTAAATTTTCTGGGCACAGCAGTCTTGCTACTCAATTAGATATATCCCTGATTGTTCAGAAAATGACTTGCTCCAGCAATGTAGTTTAGTGTtattttctcattcttccaCCCCATCATCCAGCAGTTTGCTGTTCAATGTCCTTGGTAGATTATTAGATAAATGGTGAGTGGCTATCACTTGCTCAAACATTTCAATTATCCGTGCACTATTatgtattttgcattttaaATTCTAGTAGTTTGTTTTTCAGTGTCCTTTGgccaattatttgtatttttgttgaCCTTGTGGGTGCAGGCTGCTGCTGTTGCTCAGACCGCAGCTAAAAGCATTTCAGACATGCAAATTGCAGATGAGGACACTGAATCTTCTAAGGATGAGGAAGAGGCAGAAGACTCGACCAATGAAAAGGAAAGTGAAGATGATAAAGACAAGATACGGAAAGCTGCTTTGGATAAGTTGGAGAAAGCTAGTGACGAGTCAATCTTTGGCCAGGCAAGTCATACATACGAGtgctgaaaatttttgtttgtattgCAAACTCTAATCTGATATTGCATTTCCACTGACCGTGTTTATGGTATGCATTCTTTTGCCATCTCAAATATGGGACATGCAATGGTAAATATGTAATCTGTAGCCTTTACTTCtctgttgttttttttgttttatttctctattcttttatcCATTACACTAAATGTTCTTTGATGCTATAGCTGGCATTAATGCAACTTTTTCATGTTTGTCTCTACTCTATTCATATATGAAGAATCATCATTTATTGACATTGCTGTCTAGATTACTCTTGAAAATATGTGGAAGGTATTGATTATGGCAGTGTCACAAAATGCTTATATTGTAGTTTTAATCTAATTTAGTTACACAGTTTCACCAGAAACGAGtgttatttaattgatatttttatcATTCTCATACTTTGTATTCTGTGTCATTAACCATagattgttttaaaaaatttcaatattttcagGGTTTGAAGGTTCTTGACAATTCTGTAGAGAATTTGGCTTCTGGAGCATGGCAAGCGTTACGAAGTGCATGGAGAGGGGGTTCAGATTTTGTTCACAAGTATTGTATCTTAGGTTGGATGTGTTTATAATTATACTATTGCTCAATTCTTGCCTTTACTTTTAGATAGAAAATAACAAAGGAGAATATTGCAAGCACATGAGTATTATGTTGTTAGTTTTTGGAGTAAACGTGGTACTTACTGATGCTTGTTTGGTAGAAAGTCGCTTCAATTCCTCCATAAGCTAACTAATAtattaatgttttgttttggtacATGGGGCTTCCACTTTTTAAGTTATGGTAATCTAACTTGCATTTTGGATATATATTTCTGCGTTTGTCATAGGGCAGATTTTCACCCCTAATTTTTTCTTGTGATGGCACTAAGTATGACTTACTCTCTTAGTTAAGAACccaacaaatcacaagtgaGTCAACTTTGAGCTTGAGTGAATGCACACACTCAAGCTTACAGGAAGTACAAAGGAACTTTGAGGAGTTTTCCTCACTCAAAACCTACCTTAGCCTGATCAGCCACCCAGGCTTACAAACCCACTGAGTTTACAATGTTTTTCCACAGAGTACACTCTGATTTTTCTCATACACACCCCAACAGCCTAATGTTACTGCCCCTCGACTTGCTGCCACATTATGGGAACAAGTCTGTGCTGATAGAGTGTATTCTTTCTATGTTTCATGATTTTTGAAATCTGTGTGTCTGGATATAGCCAATATCTTATGAAGTTTGGTAACGTAAAAAGATATAATTGTTTTGGCTAATTTGGTAAGTAGGTTAGATGTATCTGAAAGAAGAAATATAAGATATTGTGGGAAGCATAACACAATAGTCAGTTTgtgttagaaaaaaattaaatggcatTCTTTGCTACTTCTATGCCTCTTAAGACAAGTCTGTCGTGATCAGATGCAGTGTTGCTTGCTTCTGTGTCTTTATCCGTGCATTTTGAAGTTGTGAAAATGTAGGATTTAGGGCCTTGTACAATCAGGTACAATCAGGCTAGAATGTGTTGTATTAGAATTCAAGTTTCTGTGGGGATTCTTTACAGGTATTGAAGTTAGATACATCTCTAGATGTTTTGACTATGTTAGCAATGTTATTAAAAGCGTGTCTAAAAGCAAAGGAGCCCCAGGGTCTAAGTGCTTTGCTTGGCCAAAGTGAAGCTCATTTCAAGAAGTGTGCCTTAGGAATGCTTTTTTGGTGCTTTTTGAAGATGCACAAAGCATGCCTAGACACACCTTTTGATTTTATTGctaaaaaagatatttattcataaaattaattgcATGATCTTGAAGGAAATGACATGGACCATTGATTTGCTATACATACACCAATCTTAAGgtgttgtattattatttttatttacatgtcAGAAGATGCAGAAAAGGCTAATGTACTATTCCTTCTTATGTTTTTTGGTCTTTGCCTTTTAGATGTATGTTGATTAAACCATATACATCATTTGATCATAACTAGCAtgtttacatatttttataaagcACAGGAGAATTATAGAAAATgtaatgttaaaactttttaCGACTAGTTTATTACTATATTGTTCATTgataattgttttcaatttactatataaaaatattaagaaattgaaataacTTAAAGTAAAGTTTGAACTTACAAATTATACAATTGCACTAATAATGggtcaaatataaaaaaaatttgaatttcaatttgaattttcatcATATGTCATGAATATTTCTAATAGAGGTTATAAGATATTATATCTGAAAAATGTGTGCTTTACTTTAATAAGGCAAGCACTTGCGCTTTGTGCCTAGACTCCAAGAGGCCTATGCGTTTTAAGTATGCTTGATGCGTTTACCAACACTGTTTGTTAGTGCCTTTTACATTCCATACCTTGGGTGTATTTTGGGCATCCCCAGctctatttattttctaatatattcTATCTATTGGGGAGGTTGGAAGGAAGGAAGGAAAATGGAAAACCCTTGGAGTAGTTCCATTCCATTAGAATTTATGATAGTAAATTCTGCTTAGATTTAAAGGTGCCTTGTTTCTAATATCATTTCATTTTGACAATTTCTGAATTCAGCTCTTTATTTCTTTCACTGGATGATAGTAAATTATGTTCCATTTGATTAGAATTTATGATACTCTCTTGTTATTATGCTCGTCACAACCAGCTGTTTCATTTGTTGATCAAatgagttttatgttttatcttCTTCAGGATTGAGCATTCTGCTGTTAACCTGGCAGAATCTATTCAGCATGGTGGATTACCAGCACCTGGCTCTGTTGCACCGTCAATATTAGAGATTTGCATGAGTGTGATGATCCATACCATGTTGCTTATCAATGTTGCCAAATTGCTTATTCCTTACCTTCACTGTTACAGACTGGGAAAGCTTTTACAGCAAAGGGAATGCAAGTGGTTGAACTTGTAGGCAAGGAGACTATTGATCTACTAATTACTGAAACTGGTATTGAAGTTGAGAAGAATTCAAAAGAAACTGAACAACAAACTGATGAGGATCAGTTGTACGAGGAAGTGACATTTGATCGATGCTTCTACATATATGGAGGTCCAGAACAGTTGGAGGTCATTTTCTTAACTTTGGAGTTGAATTTTGATAGTTAAAACAATAGTATCATTGACATTGTTAAAGTTTAATACTGGCAGGAGCTGGAGGCATTGTCCAACCATCATGGCCTGTTATGTAACCGAAGAAAAGCAAAATTATCATCGGAACAGAGACCTGCATTTGACTACTGCTTAAACAGGTCCAGCAAATTTTTAGTTTGACTACTGAAATGGATGGAAATGGTGTAGAGacagacaaagggaagaaagtaGAGACTGGGGCTGAGGgaagtgatgatgagatgaagAAATTACACGACTCAAGTGTTAGCAAGGCTGCTGACATGGCTGTGGGGTAAATTTCTTGTAAAGTTATCATCTTCTCAACAGTTAATGGATGTTGCATGTGATTCTGCACTGGTTTGTTAGTTGTCTTGCTTCAGCTTGcacttatatatgatttttcatTTAGTTCCCATTATCTAATTTCCAAATCTTGTATAGCTGATATGACTGCATGTTGTAATCACTGTTGCTTTATAAAATCCTCTAAGTCTCtttttcttattacttatcaaaaaaaaaaaaaacctctaagtCTCTTGTTTATTCTGACTTCTTTTCCCCTCAAGTTCTACATTTTGTGCAAACACAAAGCCAGGATCAAATTATACCAGCTGTAAATCTGTGGATATTTTGATACCAGTAAATGACTTTTTGTGTGATACATTTTGCACTAAGCCCATTTTTAGAATATGTCATTACTCTGTGCCAATTTCCCTTCTCAACTATTAGGTAATTGGAATTGGGAGCTGTCTTGTCCATATTGTACTCAAACTTGAAGTttctttaaagaaatttatCTTTGGATTCAGTCTATTTCAACATCACATTCATTTGACATTTGGCATGGATCAACACATACGGGAAACATATAGTTAAATGGTGGAATTGGGGACAGTTGAATGCTTTAGAAATTAGATAGTGCAAGATTGTTAGTTTTAGACTAGCTTTGTAGTGCCAAGAGCCCCCATtctaactatcaaatttatcaaaaaagaagaagctatttTTAGTCTAGTGGTTATTCAATCCTCTGTCATACATAAGGGATTTTAGGGTGTGTAGTTTTCTGTCCTGTAGTATTGGTGATACCAGCTGGGTTACTGTTAATGAAATTCTCCATGACCTTGGTAAACACCGTTTTCACTATGCTGCAATTATTGCTTTCAATATTCCAGGTTCACTAATGCATTAGCAGGAGTAGCTGTTAATGATATGATCCAAAGGACTGCTGGCAGAATAGACTCGCTTCACTCAGAGGGAGTTCATGTATGTAGATATTAGGGATTTTATTGGAAACATGTgacccaaatctcttattttcaatatggttgcttaatttttattgttggtagttaaaaatgaaattattatttatatatatattttttgcagaGACTCTCAGAAATGTGCTGTTTTGCTGTTTCTCAACTGTTGATGCTTGGTAAATCCATTCTTTCTAATGCTAGCAAAGTTCAGGATGAAGTTGCTGATGAGGATATTGCCAAAATTGACTGGCCTGAGGATTCTGTTGAAAAAGCTAAGATAATCAGAACAAAGGCACAGTCAATGACAGGATATGTGGAAGCTGTTTCCAACAGCTTTATTACAGGTTGGTTGTCTAGCACTTCATCTCTTTAGTtgaactttatattttttttatttttatttttatcaacaGTGCTTGCAAATTAAATATAGTCTTTTTTTCCCTGATACAATTTTGTGTTAGTTGGGAAAACTCACCTCTGATCACGTCTAGTCATATCTTGTTATTTCATATAAAGGAAGTGGCACAGTTTATTTATTCAGAAGTTCACTGTCCGAGATAATGAAGTGATTGCAAATAGCCTTTGAATACTTTGTAGAAGTATAATGtcttatttttcataaaaaaaggaGGATAATTTCTTCTAAGCCAATTGATTTATTACTAAGTGAAAGGTTTAAAGATTtcaatacttaaaaaattagaagacCATGAGATGGTTCTGGTCtatttaacataataaaatttgaatatcaaATATGAGAAGACCATGAATTTGATTCTGGTTTGTTTTAGCATATAGATTTGATGGGATGGAAAAGGATCCCCTTCCATTTAAATCCCCCcaattttctctaattttaatCCAGATGTAAGACATTTGACATTTAAAGAATCCAGAGGTCTTAAAGAACCCATGTGAACtacacaaaatcaaataaatgctTCATTTGAATAAGGGCGATGTATGTCATGAAGCATTCTTTATAATCAAGCAAGGTGCGGACCTTGATGAACTGAGATACCTATAAACTAACTTTAAGTAAAAACAACATTATTATAACCAAGATTTACTCCTATATATTTTgtatctttatatatttatatttaatctGGCTTGAGCTCAATCGGTAGTGGCCTATATCAGTAAACCATGGTATTGGAATCTTTCATTCTGGGCCTTCTAGCACATGAACAGCTGAACCTCTTTGATATGTAGTAGCAAAGGGATTACATTTATATACATCCCTTGccttttcatgttttcatgttGTTAGGATCTTTACCTCATTGGCTAATTGCAGGacaattttccatgtacttTTTTTATCAATCGATTTGTATTTCAATACTTGAAATGAGGTGTATTTTGTATTGGGTTGAAGAGGGTTCAAGCTGAAGTTAAAAGTGCATACCAAACAATTTCGGTTGAGCAAAAATTCAAAGCAGTTATGATTTGGGAAGGAAAAAACATTTGTTAAGTTTTCTTACCTTACGTGTTTTGGACTTGTAATAGCCTTATAATGCAATTTTGTAGAATGTGCTAATACGTTTCTGTTAGTTATGCTCTTCAGCATTTGACATTTTAAGGTCGGTAACTTTTCTTCGCTAATGGTTTTATCTTGCACAGAAGAAGAGAATGGAGAAACCCAATCTGGACGAATTGTACCACGTATTTACCAGTCGTGCAGTCAAATTCATCGACTACGGCATGATGGGTGATGGTTCCAAgtctgaaaacaaaaaagaattcaagACAAGTTGTTTAGGGAATTTCGCGAAGAATTTGGTGAGGAAGAGCCTGGGCGAAGGTGTAATGTTCCCTCCAAATCAACTACTTCCTCTTTTTATTGTAGGTTAAAGCTTAGTCATtgcttttcttattcttttttattgcaatattactgtcactttttttattacaatattagAAGACAACAACTGTGGAATTTGGATGAGTATGATCTTGTATACAACAAATACAAATTGTGCAATTTGGATAAGTATCACATATCAATTAATTATATTGCAGTGACCTCTATTTCGAAGCATACAATATATAGGCAAAGGAGAGTGATTGACCATTATATACATATTACTAatagatttgtaaaaaaaaattaaaattaataaataaattgccacagattgagaaaaatggaacaattatttttttttttttgataagtaagaaagatatatattaaaagctaCCTCATGAAAACACAAGGCAGAACAGACAATACAGagaaggaaacaaacaaaaaagagagacaatgaGATAActcaaacaagaaaacaaacggAGACAACAAAGAGCATATTAATTACAGAGAAGAGAACTACGGAACATAGGGAtagaatcactaga contains:
- the LOC115994583 gene encoding serine/threonine-protein phosphatase 7 long form homolog is translated as MTITLRDVEVIFGLPIDGDVLVGPTAVVDDGGWRQLCTELLGFSPPNDNKTLVGQKILISRLVEAVAAPLPHDATEMQIHRYARCYILALIGDKLFMDKSGDRVHLMFLDFMRNLRDPPQYSWGSGCLAWLYRELCRASEKGASQIGGACTLVQYWAWARLPFLCPRIEPPPGCDYGPWPYAPLASK